A portion of the Thalassotalea sp. LPB0316 genome contains these proteins:
- a CDS encoding DUF1456 family protein, giving the protein MINNDIFRRLRFILNYNDQQMVDTFAQADALVTKQQVSDWLKREEDEGFANLVDVKFAEFLNGLINVKRGKREGEQKPAEKKLNNNLILLKLKIAFNLKAEDIIELLSAAGFKMNKGELSAFSRKPDHKHYRECKDQVIRNLLKGLELKYRTDVKRQDVKPLDRKVQHSMADKQKQQAVKKNKPAQPKAPKEKTLYVNPNAKKPATDSGRKKLKLRSEDIWKDVE; this is encoded by the coding sequence GTGATTAACAACGATATTTTTAGACGCTTGCGTTTTATTCTTAACTATAACGACCAACAAATGGTTGATACCTTTGCTCAAGCTGACGCGCTCGTAACAAAACAGCAAGTGAGCGATTGGCTAAAACGAGAAGAAGACGAAGGCTTTGCTAATTTAGTCGATGTTAAGTTTGCTGAGTTTCTAAATGGCTTAATTAACGTAAAGCGCGGTAAACGCGAAGGCGAGCAAAAACCCGCTGAGAAAAAACTCAATAACAACCTTATATTATTAAAACTAAAAATTGCCTTTAACTTAAAAGCTGAAGATATTATCGAGCTATTGAGTGCTGCTGGTTTTAAAATGAACAAAGGCGAGTTGAGTGCATTTTCTCGTAAGCCTGATCACAAGCATTACCGAGAATGTAAGGATCAGGTGATTCGCAACTTACTCAAAGGGCTTGAGCTTAAATATCGCACCGATGTTAAGCGACAAGATGTGAAGCCACTTGATAGAAAAGTTCAGCATTCAATGGCTGATAAACAAAAGCAGCAAGCCGTAAAGAAAAACAAACCAGCTCAACCGAAAGCGCCAAAAGAAAAGACGCTTTATGTAAACCCAAATGCGAAAAAGCCAGCGACTGACTCGGGTCGCAAAAAGCTTAAACTGCGCTCTGAAGATATTTGGAAAGATGTAGAGTAA
- a CDS encoding phosphoribosylaminoimidazolesuccinocarboxamide synthase: MSLADQVLAVNNDLPIRTDKPVHSGKVRSVYWLTEADSRRLIEQKGYDVPLDTPLAIMVISDRISAFDCIWQGEGGLKGVPGKGAALNAISNHWFKLFKENGLADSHILDIPHPFVWIVQKAQPVMIEAICRQYITGSMWRAYEKGEREFCGIELPEGLTRDSKLPQLLQTPSTKGILKGIEGVPEADDVNITRKNIEDNFEAFNFKSADDIGLYEKLLTQGFDLISEQLANIDQIFVDTKFEFGYVKDTQGNDKLIYMDEVGTPDSSRIWDGEAYRQGKVVENSKEGFRQLLLNHFPDPDILLNKDRMAERTALANDNPLPVDVLMAVSKTYTDIAEKITGQKIELSANPKAEIIEILKRDYQLIEL, encoded by the coding sequence ATGAGTCTTGCAGATCAAGTTCTAGCAGTTAATAACGATTTACCTATTCGTACAGACAAACCTGTACATAGCGGTAAAGTACGCAGTGTTTATTGGCTTACTGAAGCAGATAGCCGTCGTTTAATCGAACAAAAAGGGTACGACGTACCACTTGATACACCACTAGCGATTATGGTGATCAGTGATCGCATTTCTGCCTTCGATTGTATTTGGCAAGGCGAGGGTGGCTTAAAAGGTGTTCCAGGTAAAGGTGCTGCTCTAAATGCTATTTCAAACCATTGGTTCAAGCTGTTTAAAGAAAACGGCTTAGCTGATAGTCATATTCTCGATATTCCACACCCATTTGTTTGGATCGTACAAAAAGCGCAACCTGTGATGATTGAAGCAATTTGCCGTCAATATATTACTGGCTCTATGTGGCGAGCATACGAAAAAGGTGAACGTGAATTTTGTGGTATTGAACTACCTGAGGGGTTAACGCGAGACAGCAAGTTACCGCAGCTTCTTCAAACGCCTTCAACCAAAGGTATTTTAAAAGGTATTGAGGGTGTGCCAGAAGCGGATGATGTCAACATTACGCGCAAAAACATCGAAGATAACTTCGAAGCGTTTAACTTCAAATCAGCAGACGATATTGGTTTATACGAAAAATTACTAACGCAAGGCTTTGATTTAATATCGGAGCAATTAGCAAACATTGATCAAATCTTCGTAGATACCAAGTTTGAATTTGGCTACGTAAAAGATACCCAAGGTAACGATAAACTTATCTATATGGATGAAGTGGGTACCCCTGATTCATCGCGTATTTGGGATGGCGAAGCATACCGTCAAGGTAAAGTGGTTGAGAACTCGAAAGAGGGCTTCCGTCAGTTATTATTGAATCATTTCCCAGATCCCGATATTTTGTTGAACAAAGATCGCATGGCAGAGCGCACTGCGCTTGCTAATGATAATCCATTACCTGTTGATGTTTTGATGGCTGTGTCTAAAACCTATACCGATATCGCTGAGAAAATTACGGGGCAGAAAATTGAATTATCAGCGAATCCAAAAGCTGAAATTATTGAAATTCTAAAACGTGATTATCAGCTCATCGAGCTGTAA